From one Pseudomonas sp. B21-048 genomic stretch:
- a CDS encoding ABC transporter substrate-binding protein, producing the protein MKQFFLASLLGSTIALCTTAMAADDLKTLEAAAKAEGAVNSVGMPDDWANWKGTWEDLAKKYGLKHIDTDMSSAQEIAKFAAEKDNATADIGDVGAAFGPIAVKQGVVQPYKPTTWAQVPDWAKDKGGNWALAYTGTIAFIVNKKLLHGSEAPTKWADLKTGKYKVSIGDVSTAAQAANGVLAAALANGGDEKNIQPALLLFADIAKQGRLSMANPTIATMEKGEIEVGVVWDFNGLSYKAKMANPDDYIVLIPSDGSVISGYTTIINKYAKNPNAAKLAREYIFSDAGQINLAKGNARPIRAEHIKLPEDVKAKLLPNEQYKKVTPIKDADAWEKTSKSLPQKWQEEVIINMP; encoded by the coding sequence ATGAAACAGTTTTTCCTGGCATCACTGTTAGGCTCGACCATTGCCCTGTGCACCACCGCCATGGCGGCGGATGATCTGAAAACCCTGGAAGCCGCTGCGAAAGCGGAAGGCGCTGTCAACAGCGTCGGCATGCCCGATGACTGGGCCAACTGGAAAGGCACCTGGGAAGACCTGGCCAAAAAATATGGCCTGAAACACATCGACACCGACATGAGCTCGGCCCAGGAAATCGCCAAGTTCGCCGCCGAAAAAGACAACGCCACTGCCGACATCGGCGACGTCGGTGCCGCCTTCGGCCCGATCGCGGTCAAGCAAGGCGTGGTGCAGCCCTACAAACCCACTACCTGGGCACAGGTCCCGGATTGGGCCAAGGACAAGGGCGGTAACTGGGCGCTGGCCTACACCGGCACCATCGCATTTATCGTCAACAAAAAACTGCTGCACGGTTCTGAAGCGCCGACCAAATGGGCCGACCTCAAGACTGGCAAGTACAAAGTCTCCATTGGTGACGTGAGCACCGCGGCCCAGGCAGCCAACGGTGTACTGGCCGCCGCCCTCGCCAACGGTGGCGACGAGAAAAACATTCAGCCAGCCCTGTTGCTGTTCGCTGACATCGCCAAGCAAGGCCGCCTGTCGATGGCCAACCCGACAATTGCCACCATGGAAAAGGGTGAAATCGAAGTCGGTGTGGTCTGGGACTTCAACGGCCTGAGCTACAAGGCCAAGATGGCGAATCCGGATGACTACATCGTGCTGATTCCGTCCGATGGCTCGGTGATTTCCGGTTACACCACCATCATCAACAAATACGCGAAGAACCCGAACGCCGCCAAGCTGGCCCGCGAATACATCTTCAGCGATGCCGGCCAAATCAACCTGGCGAAAGGCAACGCTCGTCCGATCCGCGCCGAGCACATCAAACTGCCGGAAGACGTGAAGGCCAAACTGCTGCCGAACGAGCAGTACAAAAAGGTCACGCCGATCAAAGACGCCGACGCATGGGAAAAGACCTCCAAGTCGCTGCCACAGAAGTGGCAGGAAGAAGTCATCATCAACATGCCGTAA
- a CDS encoding ABC transporter permease → MSRAELGPVGVYHRVVAYLLFAILLLPLLGTLIYSISSSWSATIMPSGFTFKWYIQLWSDPRFLEAFGQSLLVCVGSLILSVVLILPLLFVVHYHFPKLDALMNILILLPFAVPPVVSSVGLLQLYGSGPFAMVGTPWILIGCYFTVALPFMYRAITNNLQAINLRDLMDAAQLLGASTWQAAFLVVLPNLRKGLMVALLLSFSFLFGEFVFANILVGTRYETLQVYLNNMRNSSGHFTSALVISYFFFVLVLTWAANILNKDKSE, encoded by the coding sequence ATGTCTCGCGCTGAATTGGGGCCTGTCGGTGTCTATCACCGCGTCGTGGCGTATTTGTTGTTTGCCATTCTGCTGTTGCCGCTGCTTGGAACGCTGATCTACTCGATTTCCAGCAGTTGGTCCGCGACGATTATGCCCAGCGGTTTTACCTTCAAGTGGTACATCCAGCTGTGGAGCGATCCGCGCTTTCTCGAGGCGTTCGGTCAATCATTGCTGGTCTGCGTCGGCTCGCTGATTTTGTCGGTGGTGCTGATTCTGCCGCTGCTGTTCGTGGTGCATTACCACTTCCCGAAACTCGACGCTTTGATGAACATCCTGATCCTGCTGCCCTTCGCGGTGCCGCCGGTGGTGTCGTCGGTGGGGCTGTTGCAGCTTTACGGTTCGGGGCCGTTCGCGATGGTCGGCACGCCGTGGATTCTGATCGGTTGCTACTTCACCGTGGCGCTGCCGTTCATGTACCGGGCGATCACCAACAACCTGCAAGCGATCAACCTGCGCGACCTGATGGACGCCGCGCAACTGCTCGGTGCCAGCACCTGGCAAGCGGCATTCCTGGTGGTGCTGCCGAACCTGCGCAAGGGTTTGATGGTGGCGTTGCTGCTGTCGTTCTCGTTCCTGTTCGGTGAGTTTGTGTTCGCCAACATTCTGGTCGGCACCCGCTACGAAACCCTGCAGGTCTACCTCAACAATATGCGTAACAGCAGCGGCCACTTCACCAGTGCGCTGGTGATCTCCTACTTCTTCTTTGTGCTGGTTCTGACCTGGGCTGCCAATATCTTGAACAAGGACAAAAGCGAATGA
- a CDS encoding HAD family phosphatase produces MALAIFDLDETLIHGDCATLWSEQMGRLGWVDPESFMRQNNELMDAYSHGKLRMEEYMTFSLEPMIGRTPEEVDHLVGPWVEDFIEPIIFSDATKAIAAHRKAGDRILVISASGTHLVKPIADRLGIDEILGIELEVAHGVYSGHTVGTLTYREGKITRLLEWLDAEEENLEGASFYSDSRNDLPLLLKVDFPHVVNPDPVLLEHAEKAGWPIHIWK; encoded by the coding sequence ATGGCCCTGGCAATTTTTGATCTGGACGAAACCCTGATCCATGGCGACTGCGCCACCCTCTGGAGCGAGCAAATGGGCCGCCTGGGCTGGGTCGATCCCGAGTCGTTCATGCGTCAGAACAACGAACTGATGGACGCTTACAGCCATGGCAAGTTGCGGATGGAGGAGTACATGACCTTCAGTCTGGAACCGATGATCGGTCGCACGCCGGAAGAGGTCGACCATCTGGTCGGACCTTGGGTGGAAGACTTCATCGAGCCGATCATCTTCAGCGACGCCACCAAAGCCATTGCCGCCCACCGCAAGGCCGGCGACCGGATTCTGGTGATCTCGGCGTCGGGCACGCATTTGGTCAAGCCGATTGCCGACCGTCTGGGCATCGACGAGATTCTCGGCATCGAGCTGGAAGTGGCGCACGGGGTGTACAGCGGCCACACCGTTGGCACCCTGACCTACCGCGAGGGCAAGATCACCCGGTTGCTGGAATGGCTGGATGCCGAAGAGGAAAACCTGGAAGGCGCGAGTTTCTATTCCGACTCACGCAACGATTTACCGCTGCTGCTGAAGGTGGATTTCCCACACGTGGTGAACCCGGATCCGGTGCTGCTTGAGCATGCCGAAAAGGCCGGTTGGCCGATCCATATCTGGAAGTAA
- a CDS encoding zinc-binding dehydrogenase — MKALQGVEGRVEWVEEPSPTCDVGQVRIRVAAAGLNRADLLQKAGLYPPPPGASQVLGLECSGVISEVGPGSSWQLGDRVCALLAGGGMAEEVIVDGRHVLPVPEGLSLAEAAALPEVYATVWLNLFQLAALKPGEKVLLHAGASGIGSAAIQLCKAFGNPCWVSVGSAERLAYCEALGAQGGVVRNGDLDSLNDLAPFDVILDPVGGNYAALNLKLLARDGRWVLIGLMGGREAQLDLAQVLAKRVQLLGSTLRNRDEQFKADLFSDLGQHVWPLFAEGRLSPQLAKMFAIKDAEAAFAELATNKVSGKLVLVIDESLT; from the coding sequence GTGAAAGCATTGCAAGGCGTTGAGGGGCGAGTGGAGTGGGTTGAAGAGCCGAGTCCTACGTGTGATGTAGGACAAGTTCGCATTCGAGTGGCGGCAGCAGGACTCAATCGCGCCGATTTGTTACAGAAAGCAGGACTTTACCCGCCACCGCCGGGGGCCAGTCAAGTACTGGGTCTTGAGTGTTCCGGGGTGATCAGCGAGGTTGGTCCGGGCTCTTCCTGGCAGCTCGGTGATCGGGTTTGCGCCTTGCTTGCCGGGGGCGGGATGGCCGAAGAGGTAATTGTCGACGGACGGCATGTGTTGCCGGTTCCCGAAGGTTTGTCCCTGGCCGAGGCGGCAGCATTGCCGGAAGTGTATGCGACCGTTTGGCTGAATTTGTTTCAACTGGCTGCGCTCAAACCGGGTGAGAAAGTTCTTCTGCACGCCGGGGCAAGTGGAATCGGTTCAGCCGCCATTCAGCTGTGCAAGGCGTTTGGTAACCCATGCTGGGTCAGCGTCGGGTCCGCCGAGCGTCTGGCGTACTGCGAAGCGTTGGGCGCACAGGGTGGTGTAGTGCGCAATGGCGATCTGGACAGCTTGAATGATCTTGCGCCGTTCGACGTGATCCTCGACCCGGTGGGTGGCAATTACGCGGCGTTGAACCTCAAGCTGCTGGCTCGCGACGGTCGTTGGGTGTTGATCGGTTTGATGGGCGGGCGTGAGGCCCAGCTGGATCTGGCGCAGGTATTGGCTAAACGGGTGCAACTGCTGGGTTCGACCCTGCGCAATCGCGACGAGCAGTTCAAGGCCGATTTGTTCAGTGATCTCGGTCAGCATGTCTGGCCGCTGTTTGCCGAAGGGCGTTTGAGCCCGCAACTGGCCAAGATGTTTGCGATCAAGGATGCCGAAGCGGCGTTTGCGGAACTGGCGACCAATAAAGTGTCGGGCAAATTGGTGTTGGTGATCGACGAGAGCCTGACCTAA
- a CDS encoding ABC transporter permease subunit, translated as MTRGKWLATLCLVPFAIFFFVFQIAPLLWIMINSLESEEFGWGLANFSKIFNSKFYLQAIQYSLEISFWSSVFGIIIAILGAYSLRRVDSKLRNFVNAFANMTSNFSGVPLAFAFIILLGFNGTFTIMLKQAGIIQDFNLYSKTGLIILYTYFQIPLGVLLLYPAFDALREDWRESAALLGANGWQFWRHIGLPVLTPALLGTFVILLANALGAYATVYALTTGNFNVLPIRIAAMVSGDISLDPNLASALAVVLVALMTVVTIVHQLLLKRSYHVSR; from the coding sequence ATGACCCGTGGTAAATGGCTGGCCACTCTGTGCCTGGTGCCCTTCGCGATTTTCTTCTTCGTGTTCCAGATCGCCCCGCTGCTCTGGATAATGATCAACAGCCTGGAATCGGAGGAGTTCGGCTGGGGCCTGGCCAACTTCAGCAAAATCTTCAACTCGAAGTTCTATTTGCAGGCGATCCAGTACAGCCTCGAGATCAGTTTCTGGTCCAGCGTGTTCGGCATCATCATCGCCATACTCGGGGCCTATTCCCTGCGACGGGTCGATTCGAAACTGCGCAACTTCGTCAACGCCTTCGCCAACATGACCAGCAACTTCTCCGGCGTCCCCCTGGCCTTCGCGTTCATCATTTTGCTGGGGTTCAACGGCACCTTCACCATCATGCTCAAACAGGCCGGGATCATTCAGGACTTCAATCTGTACTCGAAAACCGGGCTGATCATTCTCTATACCTACTTCCAGATTCCGCTGGGCGTGCTGCTGCTCTACCCGGCCTTCGATGCCCTGCGCGAAGACTGGCGCGAGTCCGCCGCGTTGCTCGGCGCCAATGGCTGGCAATTCTGGCGGCACATCGGTTTGCCAGTGTTGACGCCGGCGTTGCTGGGCACGTTCGTGATTCTGCTGGCCAACGCCCTCGGCGCCTATGCCACGGTCTACGCCCTGACCACCGGCAACTTCAACGTGTTGCCGATCCGCATCGCGGCGATGGTCTCCGGTGACATTTCCCTCGACCCGAACCTGGCCAGCGCCTTGGCCGTGGTGCTGGTGGCGTTGATGACCGTTGTGACCATCGTGCATCAGTTGCTGTTGAAGAGGAGCTACCATGTCTCGCGCTGA
- a CDS encoding UTRA domain-containing protein: MRIETTKAVTAIGQVLQEQLDHGLLAPGSKLPAERKLSELFGTTRITVREALLQLEAQGQIYREERRGWFVSPPRLAYNLMQRSHFHAMVSAQGRVPSTEVISARLQPASAAVCAWLQLPALSSVIQICRSRRIDGRLVLYVEHYLNPQFFPGILDFDLNQSMTELYARHYDLHYGRVRFEIVPTALSVDAAAALRVSVGSPGLRIARVNYDQHERLIDCDLEFWRHDAIHVGVDII; this comes from the coding sequence ATGCGCATTGAGACCACCAAAGCGGTGACAGCCATCGGGCAGGTTCTGCAGGAACAGCTCGACCACGGCCTGTTGGCGCCCGGGAGCAAATTGCCGGCGGAGCGCAAGCTCAGTGAGTTGTTCGGTACCACGCGGATCACCGTGCGCGAGGCTTTATTGCAGCTGGAGGCCCAGGGCCAGATTTATCGCGAGGAGCGACGCGGCTGGTTCGTGTCGCCACCGCGGCTGGCTTATAACCTGATGCAGCGCAGCCACTTTCACGCGATGGTCAGTGCACAGGGTCGGGTGCCGTCCACCGAGGTGATCTCGGCGCGGTTGCAGCCGGCGTCGGCGGCGGTGTGTGCCTGGTTGCAGTTGCCGGCGCTGTCGAGCGTGATCCAGATCTGCCGCTCAAGACGGATTGACGGGCGATTGGTGCTGTATGTGGAGCACTACCTGAACCCACAGTTTTTTCCGGGGATTCTGGACTTCGATCTGAATCAGTCGATGACCGAACTGTATGCGCGGCACTACGACTTGCATTACGGGCGGGTGCGCTTCGAGATTGTGCCGACGGCGTTGTCGGTGGACGCGGCGGCGGCTTTACGGGTGTCGGTGGGCAGCCCGGGGTTGCGGATTGCGCGGGTCAATTACGATCAGCACGAGCGGTTGATTGACTGTGATCTGGAGTTTTGGCGCCATGATGCGATTCATGTCGGGGTGGATATCATTTGA
- a CDS encoding M18 family aminopeptidase — translation MREELNQGLIDFLKASPTPFHATASLVQRLEAAGFVRLDEREPWSTEANGRYYVTRNDSSIVAFKMGRHSPLHGGIRLVGAHTDSPCLRVKPQPELQRQGFWQLGVEVYGGALLAPWFDRDLSLAGRVTFRRDGKVESQLIDFKAPIAIIPNLAIHLNREANMGWAINAQTELPPILAQFAGDERVDFRAVLTDQLAREHGLNADVVLDYELSFYDTQSAAVIGLHGDFIAGARLDNLLSCYAGLQALLTTETDETCVLVCNDHEEVGSCSACGADGPMLEQTLRRLLPEGDEFVRTIQKSLLVSADNAHGVHPNYADKHDANHGPKLNAGPVIKVNSNQRYATNSETAGFFRHLCMAEEVPVQSFVVRSDMGCGSTIGPITASHLGVRTVDIGLPTFAMHSIRELCGSHDLAHLVKVLSAFYACRELP, via the coding sequence ATGCGCGAAGAGTTGAACCAAGGCCTGATCGACTTCCTCAAGGCCTCCCCTACCCCGTTCCATGCCACCGCCAGCCTTGTCCAGCGTCTGGAAGCGGCAGGTTTTGTACGCCTCGACGAGCGCGAGCCGTGGAGCACCGAAGCCAACGGTCGTTACTACGTCACCCGTAATGACTCCTCGATCGTCGCGTTCAAAATGGGTCGTCATTCGCCCCTGCATGGTGGCATCCGCCTGGTCGGCGCGCACACTGACAGCCCCTGCCTGCGGGTAAAACCCCAGCCGGAACTGCAACGCCAGGGTTTCTGGCAACTGGGCGTCGAAGTCTATGGCGGCGCATTGCTGGCGCCGTGGTTCGACCGCGACCTGTCGCTGGCCGGTCGTGTGACCTTCCGTCGCGACGGTAAGGTCGAGAGCCAGTTGATCGATTTCAAGGCGCCGATCGCGATCATTCCCAACCTGGCCATTCACCTCAATCGTGAAGCCAATATGGGTTGGGCGATCAACGCCCAGACCGAACTGCCGCCGATCCTCGCGCAATTCGCCGGTGACGAGCGCGTGGATTTCCGAGCCGTGCTCACCGATCAACTGGCCCGTGAACATGGCCTGAATGCCGACGTGGTGCTCGATTACGAGCTGAGCTTCTACGACACCCAAAGCGCCGCGGTCATCGGCCTGCATGGCGACTTCATCGCTGGCGCGCGGCTGGACAACCTGCTGTCGTGCTACGCCGGCCTGCAAGCGTTGCTAACGACCGAAACCGACGAAACCTGCGTGCTGGTCTGCAATGATCACGAAGAAGTCGGTTCCTGCTCGGCCTGTGGCGCCGACGGTCCAATGCTTGAGCAGACATTGCGCCGTCTGTTGCCCGAAGGAGATGAATTCGTCCGGACCATTCAGAAATCCCTGCTGGTCTCCGCCGACAACGCCCACGGCGTGCACCCGAACTATGCGGACAAGCACGACGCCAACCACGGCCCGAAACTCAACGCCGGCCCGGTGATCAAGGTCAACAGCAACCAGCGCTACGCCACCAACAGCGAAACCGCCGGTTTCTTCCGCCATTTATGCATGGCCGAAGAAGTACCGGTGCAGAGCTTCGTGGTGCGCAGCGACATGGGCTGCGGCTCGACCATCGGCCCGATCACCGCCAGCCACTTGGGCGTGCGCACCGTGGACATCGGTTTGCCGACGTTCGCCATGCACTCGATCCGCGAACTGTGCGGCAGCCATGACCTGGCGCATCTGGTCAAAGTGCTGAGCGCATTTTACGCCTGCCGCGAATTGCCGTAG
- a CDS encoding ABC transporter ATP-binding protein — translation MSYVSVQHLQKSYSQIGQSGTTVFSDINCEIKKGEFVTLLGPSGCGKSTLLRCIAGLTSVDGGKILLEGQDLVPLSPQKRGIGMVFQSYALFPNMTVEQNVAFGLRMQKVNADDSHKRVTEVLTLVELNDFAARYPHQLSGGQCQRVALARSLVTRPRLLLLDEPLSALDARIRKHLREQIRQIQRELGLTTIFVTHDQEEALTMSDRIFLMNEGKIVQSGDAETLYTAPVDVFAAGFIGNYNLLDADSASKLLQRPITHRLAIRPEAIELSLNGELDAQIRSHSLLGNVIRYRVEARGVELVVDVLNRSAADLHPDGQRLALSIDPTALCEVA, via the coding sequence ATGAGCTATGTCAGCGTCCAACATCTTCAAAAGAGCTACTCTCAAATAGGGCAGTCGGGCACTACCGTGTTCAGCGACATCAACTGCGAAATCAAGAAAGGCGAATTTGTCACCCTTCTCGGCCCGTCCGGTTGCGGCAAGTCCACCCTGCTGCGTTGCATCGCCGGCCTGACCTCGGTGGACGGCGGCAAGATTCTGCTGGAGGGTCAGGACCTCGTCCCGCTGAGCCCGCAAAAACGCGGGATCGGCATGGTGTTCCAGAGTTATGCGCTGTTCCCGAACATGACCGTGGAGCAGAACGTCGCCTTCGGTTTGCGCATGCAGAAGGTCAACGCCGACGATAGCCACAAGCGCGTCACCGAAGTGCTGACACTGGTGGAGCTCAATGACTTCGCCGCCCGTTATCCGCATCAACTGTCCGGAGGCCAGTGCCAACGTGTCGCCCTGGCTCGCTCGCTGGTGACCCGGCCTCGGTTGTTGTTGCTGGATGAGCCGCTGTCGGCGCTGGACGCGCGGATTCGCAAGCACCTGCGCGAACAGATCCGTCAGATCCAGCGCGAACTGGGCCTGACCACGATCTTCGTCACCCACGATCAGGAAGAAGCCCTGACCATGTCTGATCGAATCTTCCTGATGAACGAGGGAAAGATCGTACAGAGTGGCGATGCCGAAACCCTTTACACCGCGCCAGTCGATGTTTTTGCCGCAGGCTTCATCGGCAACTACAACCTGCTGGACGCCGACAGCGCGTCGAAACTGTTGCAACGACCGATCACCCATCGCCTCGCCATTCGCCCGGAAGCCATCGAGCTGAGCCTGAACGGCGAACTCGACGCGCAGATTCGCAGCCACAGCCTGTTGGGCAACGTGATTCGCTACCGGGTCGAAGCCCGGGGCGTGGAATTGGTGGTGGACGTGCTGAACCGTTCGGCGGCCGACCTGCATCCCGATGGTCAGCGCCTGGCGCTTTCCATCGATCCGACGGCCTTGTGTGAGGTAGCCTGA
- a CDS encoding RluA family pseudouridine synthase, with the protein MPLSNIHIIHQDAAVLVVNKPTLLLSVPGRADDNKDCLITRLQENGYPEARIVHRLDWETSGIILLARDPDTHRELSRQFHDRETEKAYTALCWGQPELDSGSIDLPLRYDPPTKPRHVVDHEFGKHALTFWRVLERCGDWCRVELTPITGRSHQLRVHMLSIGHPLLGDGLYAHEQALAAWPRLCLHASMLSFTHPQTGDRLRFECPAPF; encoded by the coding sequence ATGCCGTTGTCCAACATCCATATCATCCATCAGGACGCCGCCGTACTGGTGGTGAACAAGCCAACTCTGTTGCTCTCCGTCCCCGGCCGGGCCGATGACAACAAGGACTGCCTGATCACACGTCTGCAAGAAAACGGCTACCCGGAAGCGCGAATTGTCCATCGGCTGGACTGGGAAACCTCCGGCATCATTCTGCTCGCTCGTGACCCGGATACACATCGCGAACTGTCTCGGCAATTTCACGATCGAGAAACCGAAAAGGCCTACACCGCCCTGTGCTGGGGTCAACCGGAACTGGACAGTGGCAGCATCGATTTGCCCCTGCGCTACGACCCGCCGACCAAGCCACGCCATGTGGTGGACCACGAGTTTGGCAAGCATGCGCTGACCTTCTGGCGTGTACTGGAGCGTTGTGGCGACTGGTGCCGCGTCGAGCTGACGCCGATCACCGGCCGCTCTCACCAGTTGCGCGTGCACATGCTCTCCATCGGCCACCCACTGTTGGGCGACGGGCTCTACGCTCATGAGCAAGCTTTGGCTGCTTGGCCACGCTTGTGCCTGCACGCGAGTATGCTGAGTTTTACCCACCCCCAAACTGGCGACCGCTTGCGTTTCGAATGCCCGGCACCGTTTTAA
- a CDS encoding alkaline phosphatase family protein: MKHNVILVVLDGLNYEVARHAMGHLQAYVGAGRAALYKLECELPALSRPLYECILTGVTPIVSGIVHNNVSRLSNQRSIYHYATDAGLTTAAAAYHWVSELYNRSPFVVARDRHTDDPKLPIQHGHFYWSDHYPDSHLFADAENLRLRHAPNFLLVHPMNIDDAGHKHGLDTPQYRNSARSADIILADYLQGWLDAGYQVLVTADHGMNNDRSHNGLLPEEREVPLFVLGDAFSFNQNAAPKQIEICGAVCELLGVPHDKPVCRELLK; this comes from the coding sequence ATGAAGCACAACGTCATCCTTGTCGTGCTCGACGGCCTCAATTACGAAGTCGCGCGCCATGCCATGGGGCATCTGCAGGCTTACGTTGGCGCAGGACGCGCGGCACTCTACAAACTGGAGTGCGAACTGCCGGCCCTGTCCCGACCACTTTATGAATGCATCCTGACCGGCGTTACGCCGATCGTCAGCGGTATCGTTCACAACAACGTCTCGCGCCTGTCCAACCAGCGCAGCATCTACCATTACGCCACCGACGCGGGCCTTACAACCGCAGCCGCGGCCTATCACTGGGTCAGCGAGTTGTATAACCGCTCGCCGTTCGTGGTCGCCCGGGATCGTCATACCGATGACCCCAAACTGCCGATCCAGCACGGTCATTTCTACTGGAGCGACCACTACCCGGACTCGCACCTGTTCGCCGACGCGGAAAACCTGCGCCTGCGCCACGCGCCGAACTTTTTATTGGTCCACCCCATGAACATCGACGACGCCGGGCACAAGCACGGCCTCGACACCCCGCAGTATCGCAATAGCGCTCGCTCAGCCGACATCATCCTGGCTGACTACCTGCAAGGCTGGCTCGACGCCGGTTATCAGGTACTGGTGACAGCCGATCACGGCATGAACAACGACCGCTCGCACAACGGCTTGCTGCCCGAAGAACGCGAAGTGCCGCTGTTCGTCCTCGGCGATGCCTTCAGCTTCAACCAAAACGCCGCACCGAAACAGATCGAAATCTGCGGCGCCGTCTGCGAACTGCTGGGCGTGCCCCACGACAAACCTGTGTGCCGGGAGCTGCTCAAGTGA